A section of the Quatrionicoccus australiensis genome encodes:
- a CDS encoding YfiR family protein, whose protein sequence is MRHLLLLLLACLSLTAHAGPVSEHDMKAAYIYRIAQYTEWPDTDQESFNLCVLGDDNIVQALRKYEGRNIGNRRVAVAGLTTPVAIRKCQVLYVGGDEVVNLGRIERELGDEPVLTMTDVPQLAKVGVVLVLENQRLAFDVNFDLCRRLNLRPASNLLRLARYVRKS, encoded by the coding sequence GTGCGCCACCTTCTCCTCCTTCTCCTTGCCTGCCTGAGCCTGACGGCGCATGCCGGGCCGGTAAGCGAGCACGACATGAAGGCGGCCTACATCTATCGCATCGCGCAATATACCGAGTGGCCGGACACGGATCAGGAGAGCTTCAACCTGTGTGTGCTGGGTGATGACAACATCGTCCAGGCATTGAGGAAATACGAGGGACGCAATATCGGCAACCGGCGCGTTGCGGTGGCCGGGTTGACCACCCCGGTGGCGATTCGCAAGTGCCAGGTGTTGTATGTCGGCGGTGACGAGGTGGTCAATCTTGGCCGGATCGAGCGCGAACTGGGCGATGAGCCTGTCCTGACCATGACCGATGTGCCGCAACTGGCGAAGGTCGGGGTGGTGCTGGTGCTCGAGAATCAGCGCCTCGCCTTCGATGTCAATTTCGACCTGTGCCGTCGCCTCAACCTGCGTCCGGCCTCGAATCTGCTCAGATTGGCCCGTTACGTCAGAAAGAGCTAG
- a CDS encoding putative bifunctional diguanylate cyclase/phosphodiesterase, translated as MNTCLETEILYQISLVIGSSTELGPMLRRTASTLLRLLNGTSCAILRATPAAHDGQPAEAACLLPRHPLANPSFHAFLLYGAGLSEQQSAPRVREIGDTHFHFYHLPGFGTLVFGRQGEALSQTLQLAFLPLAEKLAQAAVVCLIKDSMQLAASVFESSQEGIMISDADNRIVDVNRAFSRITGFARDEVVGRDPRLLSSGMQEAAFYQTLWQDLQKHDSWRGEIWNRRKSGEIYAEMLSIAVIRDPQGAVKNHLAVFTDINHLKEHEAELYRISHFDPLTALPNRRLLDDRLRQAMAHAHRTDGSLGICLLDLDGFKAVNDAHGHKTGDILLSTIATRLQASVREDDTIARLGGDEFVIVLQGISDPGECDEIMRRILYAAATPVSHGDITCQVSASIGVTFFPSDDADADTLIRHADQAMYLAKQSGKNRYQLFDTQQDRQVQAHRESRLRLAWALQNDELCLFYQPKVDLRSGEIVGLEALIRWQHPELGLLAPANFLPALAGTELEIGIGQWVIHQALRQLAQWQAAGREFGISINISAHHLQQPDFTRQLQDAIARVDGIDPRGLELEILETAAITRLEDVSKTLLECRALGISIALDDFGTGYSSLTYFQRLPIQTLKIDQGFVRNMLTAPGDRSIVESVIRLAQAFERDVIAEGVESMQHAASLYQLGCHIVQGYGIARPMPADNLPAWMDKWEQEASWLSLPAPGRTTTMEG; from the coding sequence ATGAATACCTGCCTCGAAACCGAAATTCTCTACCAGATCTCCCTGGTCATCGGATCGAGCACCGAACTCGGCCCGATGCTGCGCCGCACCGCCAGCACCCTGCTGCGCCTGCTCAACGGCACCAGCTGCGCCATCCTGCGCGCCACGCCGGCCGCCCACGACGGCCAGCCAGCCGAAGCCGCCTGCCTACTGCCGCGCCATCCGCTGGCCAATCCGAGTTTCCATGCCTTCCTGCTTTACGGCGCCGGCCTGAGCGAGCAGCAGAGCGCCCCGCGGGTGCGTGAAATCGGCGACACGCACTTCCATTTTTATCACCTGCCCGGCTTCGGCACGCTGGTTTTCGGCCGCCAGGGCGAAGCGCTCAGCCAGACGCTGCAACTAGCCTTTCTGCCGCTGGCCGAGAAGCTGGCCCAGGCTGCGGTCGTCTGCCTGATCAAGGACAGCATGCAACTGGCCGCCAGCGTCTTCGAGAGCAGCCAGGAAGGCATCATGATCAGCGATGCCGACAACCGCATCGTCGATGTCAATCGCGCCTTCTCGCGGATCACCGGTTTCGCGCGCGATGAAGTCGTCGGCCGCGACCCCAGGCTGCTCAGTTCCGGCATGCAGGAAGCCGCCTTTTACCAAACCCTGTGGCAGGATCTCCAGAAGCATGACAGCTGGCGCGGAGAAATCTGGAACCGCCGCAAAAGCGGCGAGATTTACGCGGAAATGCTGTCGATCGCGGTGATTCGCGACCCGCAAGGTGCCGTCAAGAACCATCTGGCGGTATTTACCGACATCAATCACTTGAAGGAGCACGAGGCCGAGCTTTACCGCATCTCGCACTTCGACCCGCTGACCGCATTGCCCAATCGCCGCCTGCTCGACGACCGCCTGCGCCAGGCGATGGCGCATGCGCACCGCACAGATGGCTCGCTCGGCATCTGCCTGCTCGACCTCGACGGTTTCAAGGCGGTCAACGATGCGCACGGGCACAAAACCGGCGACATCCTGCTCAGCACCATCGCCACCCGCCTGCAAGCCAGTGTCCGCGAGGACGACACCATCGCCCGCCTGGGCGGCGACGAATTCGTGATCGTCCTGCAGGGAATCTCCGACCCCGGCGAGTGCGACGAAATCATGCGCCGCATCCTGTACGCCGCCGCCACGCCGGTCAGCCACGGCGACATCACTTGCCAGGTCTCGGCCAGCATCGGCGTCACCTTCTTCCCGAGCGACGACGCCGATGCCGACACCCTGATCCGCCATGCCGACCAGGCGATGTACCTCGCCAAGCAGAGCGGCAAAAATCGCTACCAGCTCTTCGATACGCAGCAGGACCGGCAGGTTCAGGCGCACCGCGAATCGCGCCTGCGCCTGGCCTGGGCGCTGCAAAACGACGAGCTATGCCTTTTCTACCAACCCAAGGTCGATCTGCGCAGCGGCGAAATCGTCGGCCTCGAAGCCCTCATCCGCTGGCAGCACCCGGAACTGGGCCTGCTCGCACCGGCCAACTTTCTGCCCGCCCTGGCCGGCACCGAGCTGGAAATCGGCATCGGTCAATGGGTCATCCACCAGGCCCTGCGCCAGCTAGCCCAATGGCAGGCCGCCGGGCGAGAGTTCGGGATCAGCATCAACATCAGCGCGCACCACCTGCAACAGCCCGATTTCACCCGGCAACTGCAGGATGCCATTGCCCGCGTTGACGGCATCGACCCGCGCGGCCTCGAACTCGAAATCCTTGAAACGGCGGCCATCACCCGCCTCGAAGACGTCTCGAAGACCCTGCTCGAATGCCGGGCGCTCGGCATCAGCATCGCCCTCGACGACTTCGGTACCGGCTATTCGTCGCTGACCTACTTCCAGCGCCTGCCGATCCAGACACTCAAGATCGACCAGGGCTTCGTGCGCAACATGCTAACCGCACCCGGCGACCGCAGCATTGTCGAAAGCGTCATCCGCCTGGCGCAGGCCTTCGAGCGCGACGTCATTGCCGAAGGCGTCGAAAGCATGCAACACGCCGCCAGTCTCTACCAGCTCGGCTGTCACATCGTGCAGGGCTATGGCATCGCCCGCCCGATGCCGGCGGACAACCTGCCGGCGTGGATGGACAAATGGGAGCAGGAAGCCAGCTGGCTGAGTTTGCCTGCGCCGGGCCGGACAACAACAATGGAAGGCTGA
- a CDS encoding FIST signal transduction protein, producing the protein MQVRFEATGTLAALTPILDALDAQPEIAGLLLLTCDDNGFSPAALDPILHKLGKPVFGGIFPRLIFGCEHFARGSIVVGLPVRPDIRRIGQLSDAALDIDQAAAACADLRAAQGSLLIFVDGFAGRIGDLIGALFEHLGLGMNQIGGGAGSLSLMQKPCVISNAGLQQDVALLVHLEIDSRIGSGHGWTVISDSIKVTAAHQNTIQQLNYRPALEVYREIVSAHGGTEPGPDNFFTVAKAYPFGIHKLGSEVVVRDPISVGSDGSLTCVGEVAPGAFVHVLHGEPLALIAAAGEAARRACAGARPGELRLFIDCISRVLFLGERFTEELAIVQGEEPLIGMLAIGEICNNGRDYPEFLNKTAVLGLLARP; encoded by the coding sequence ATGCAGGTCAGGTTCGAGGCGACAGGAACGCTCGCTGCGCTGACGCCGATTCTCGACGCACTCGACGCACAACCCGAAATCGCCGGCTTGTTGCTGCTGACCTGCGACGACAACGGCTTTTCGCCGGCAGCTCTCGACCCGATCCTGCACAAACTCGGCAAGCCCGTTTTTGGCGGCATCTTTCCGCGCCTCATCTTCGGCTGCGAGCACTTTGCCCGCGGCAGCATCGTCGTCGGCTTGCCGGTACGCCCCGACATCCGCCGTATCGGGCAACTGAGCGATGCCGCACTCGACATCGACCAGGCGGCAGCGGCCTGTGCCGACCTGCGCGCCGCACAAGGCAGCCTGCTCATTTTCGTAGACGGCTTTGCCGGCCGCATCGGCGATCTGATCGGCGCCCTGTTCGAGCATCTCGGACTGGGCATGAACCAGATCGGCGGCGGCGCCGGCTCTCTGTCGCTGATGCAGAAACCTTGCGTGATCAGCAATGCCGGCCTGCAACAGGATGTCGCCCTGCTGGTTCATCTTGAAATCGACAGCCGCATCGGCTCCGGCCACGGCTGGACCGTCATCTCGGACTCGATCAAGGTCACCGCGGCCCACCAGAACACCATCCAGCAACTCAATTACCGGCCGGCGCTCGAGGTCTACCGTGAAATCGTCAGCGCCCATGGCGGCACCGAACCCGGCCCGGACAACTTTTTCACCGTCGCCAAGGCCTACCCCTTCGGCATTCACAAGCTCGGCAGCGAAGTCGTGGTGCGCGACCCGATCAGCGTCGGCAGCGATGGCAGCCTGACCTGTGTCGGCGAAGTCGCACCCGGCGCATTTGTCCATGTTCTGCACGGTGAACCGCTGGCGCTGATCGCCGCCGCCGGCGAAGCGGCCCGCCGCGCCTGCGCCGGAGCCAGGCCGGGCGAACTGCGCCTGTTCATCGACTGCATCTCGCGCGTTCTCTTTCTCGGCGAGCGCTTCACTGAAGAGCTTGCCATCGTCCAGGGCGAGGAGCCGCTGATCGGCATGCTGGCGATCGGCGAAATCTGCAACAACGGACGTGACTACCCCGAGTTTCTCAACAAGACCGCCGTGCTCGGCCTGCTGGCCAGACCATGA
- a CDS encoding MerR family transcriptional regulator has protein sequence MNSASVVDAAELERETGLGKDLLRKWRSRYGFPTPLSGSDGVSGYPREQVAQLRLIKRLQNTGYRARQVVGKSLEELQQLAQVAACAGNEQSESASTRQALDLLKQFDLAGLDAFLLAERQRQSLHDFVIDTVSPLVTGLGDAWARGEIEIYHEHLCTGILSRLLLAEIGKAIPKAGYPRVLFATPSDELHVLGLYMVQAVLADAGAWCTDIGPHVPPSELASAARACQADIVALSFSFSYPEWRVRPLLTHLRQSLPATVALWAGGAGVSFIKRPSRGIRVFSDLRAAVAALEQSAKMTDAADQAKVA, from the coding sequence ATGAATTCAGCCAGTGTCGTCGACGCCGCGGAGCTTGAGCGTGAAACCGGTCTGGGCAAGGATCTCTTGCGCAAATGGCGGTCCCGTTACGGTTTTCCGACCCCCTTGTCCGGTAGCGACGGGGTGTCCGGCTATCCGCGCGAGCAGGTTGCCCAGCTGCGCCTGATCAAGCGTCTGCAGAACACCGGTTATCGCGCCCGGCAGGTGGTTGGCAAGTCGCTGGAAGAGTTGCAGCAACTGGCTCAGGTGGCGGCCTGCGCCGGCAATGAGCAATCGGAATCGGCATCGACCCGGCAGGCGCTGGATTTACTGAAACAATTCGACCTGGCCGGCCTCGATGCTTTCCTGCTGGCCGAGCGGCAGCGGCAGAGCTTGCACGATTTCGTCATTGACACGGTTTCGCCGCTGGTCACCGGGCTCGGTGATGCCTGGGCACGGGGTGAAATCGAGATTTACCACGAACATCTATGTACCGGCATCCTCAGTCGCCTGCTGCTTGCAGAAATCGGCAAAGCGATCCCGAAAGCCGGTTACCCGCGCGTCCTGTTTGCCACACCCAGCGACGAGTTGCATGTGCTCGGCCTGTACATGGTCCAGGCCGTGCTGGCGGATGCGGGGGCCTGGTGTACCGATATCGGCCCGCATGTGCCGCCGAGTGAGCTGGCATCGGCTGCACGGGCCTGTCAGGCAGATATCGTTGCCCTGTCGTTCAGTTTTTCCTATCCCGAATGGCGGGTGCGGCCGCTCCTGACACATTTGCGCCAGAGTCTCCCGGCGACAGTGGCGTTGTGGGCCGGCGGGGCTGGTGTCTCCTTCATCAAACGCCCGTCGCGCGGGATCCGTGTGTTTTCCGACTTGCGCGCAGCGGTGGCGGCCCTTGAGCAGAGCGCCAAAATGACTGACGCGGCCGATCAGGCAAAGGTAGCTTGA
- a CDS encoding biliverdin-producing heme oxygenase, translating to MNLATPTDLSAVRRLLRDGTHAEHVRLNQHPLLAGITRPDYALTTYQLVLTAYFHFYRALEAAIDQALAAGLSRFVYAPRRKLPWLVEDLAYFGIDPELAFRQAGISLPAMTLTDEGQLLGALYTIEGSSLGGQVISRHLATHLVLSPDQGARFFYGYGDQTMPLWQQFDSFINAALTHEAVRQSALQAARTTFATMEAVLDEYLARSQSASGA from the coding sequence TTGAATTTGGCCACGCCGACCGATCTTTCCGCTGTCCGCCGCCTGTTGCGGGATGGCACCCATGCCGAACATGTCCGACTGAATCAGCATCCCCTGCTGGCGGGTATTACCCGGCCTGACTATGCCTTGACGACATACCAGCTCGTACTGACCGCCTACTTCCATTTTTACCGCGCCCTCGAGGCAGCCATCGACCAGGCGTTGGCCGCCGGCTTGAGCCGCTTCGTGTATGCGCCACGGCGCAAATTGCCCTGGCTGGTGGAAGATCTGGCGTATTTCGGCATCGATCCCGAGCTTGCTTTCCGGCAAGCCGGCATTTCACTGCCGGCGATGACGTTGACCGATGAGGGGCAGTTGCTGGGCGCGCTCTACACCATTGAAGGCTCTTCGCTGGGCGGCCAGGTCATTTCGCGGCATCTGGCGACGCATCTGGTGCTCTCGCCGGACCAGGGCGCGCGGTTTTTCTACGGCTATGGCGATCAAACCATGCCACTGTGGCAGCAGTTCGACAGTTTTATCAATGCTGCCCTGACTCACGAAGCGGTTCGCCAGAGTGCCTTGCAGGCCGCCCGCACGACATTTGCCACGATGGAAGCAGTTCTCGATGAATACCTTGCCCGAAGCCAGTCAGCAAGCGGCGCTTGA
- a CDS encoding EAL domain-containing protein translates to MNTLPEASQQAALEEALKVCASEPIHLIGSIQPVGVLLAVDRQSFIIRAASANLDSIFPSTAGAVIGEPLAKLIGAEQLDWLHTLIELGDWGGAKVWSVDLPFDGKLRTYDAQVFLAGDLFVIEVEQAQASTGDVFHKLFIPIRDALWKLDAENDLDQYARMAVEQVRSLTGFDRVMMYRFDANWDGEVIAESKIEEADSYLGNHFPASDIPPQARALYTKNLVRVIADVNAEPVALLSVDGKQPAQAIDLSHSWLRSMSPVHVEYLRNMGVCASLSISLVQNDRLWGLIACHHFTPRYVSLRSRELDEFIGRVVSLKLINMDAVERDAMSLRIRDLLYELTSLIRTSDELDSIIVLLKEKLLGLVRAEGAVVTIEGTRHLLGDVPPPALLDRLIGLLRELPVAPVFHTDDLRQLLEGAGLSVDDDALSGMMVAPLDHKLNNFVIWFRPGILRTLRWAGNPQKTVIRDADGLRISPRTSFDTWIQTYHDKSMPWSQVEIDAANSLSLALIEVLAQKALKSSEESYRLLAENSTDMIARLQLDGHFRFASPACRELFGRESLQLNDLCLSDVVDEEPEVIASLLQSLQSLGAMTTRVMRGRRLDGSDLWVEATLKHTIGAHGESEILLNARDVTQRYNYQLAIEDVHRRHTQILEAAGEGLVSIDNHGNVVYANEVAVKLLGHDEEELVGRYCCEVFCWEVPEACGTDAGFGCPFIATLKDGETRQGTQLVEAGVGRPNMLLQYVCTPLSDHQQVSGCVVVFSEIAPKAEAGQSLPTEVILDEAAEAVMVTNSEGRITSINRAFTEITGYSSNEALGQSPRLLKSGVHTPHFYAELWRFLQEKRRWSGEIWNRRKNGEIYPQWGSISAVLDNAGNVQNYVSVFSDISKAKQAEERLFHLANHDPLTCLPNRMNFTEVLDQSLQRCKRQNYGAAVIFIDLDRFKIINDTLGHAVGDKYLKIVAERLQAATRKQDVLARWGGDEFVLFMEGFDDVHMIGETMTRMLAGLAEPLLMGGHELIPTASIGIAIYPNDGRRSSELIKAADTAMYGAKQRGRNCYEFYSQDMVQGLNDKLQMTSELRHALLEQQFFLVYQPQVDPADGSVKGVEALARWRHPQRGVLPPAAFLPMIEEMGLIGEFGLWVLNEACRQMRLWCEQALPIPKVAINVAPAQLKDSFIGEVEAAIRKSGIDPARLELEITEGALESGETARRITAGLRALGTLLAVDDFGTGYSSLSHIKLFPITCFKIDKSFVDGIPGNAADVAIVRAILALGSSFKVEIVAEGVETVEQMEFLKNEGVSNIQGYYFARPMLPEDLLGWLS, encoded by the coding sequence ATGAATACCTTGCCCGAAGCCAGTCAGCAAGCGGCGCTTGAAGAAGCCCTGAAGGTTTGCGCCAGCGAACCGATTCACCTGATCGGCAGCATTCAGCCGGTGGGTGTGTTGCTGGCGGTTGATCGACAAAGCTTCATCATCCGGGCGGCGAGCGCGAATCTGGACAGTATTTTCCCGTCGACCGCCGGTGCGGTGATTGGCGAGCCGCTGGCCAAGCTGATCGGTGCCGAGCAGCTGGACTGGTTGCACACGCTGATTGAGCTCGGTGACTGGGGCGGGGCCAAGGTCTGGTCGGTCGACCTGCCATTTGATGGCAAATTGCGTACTTACGATGCCCAGGTCTTTCTCGCCGGCGATCTTTTCGTGATCGAGGTTGAGCAGGCGCAGGCATCGACCGGCGACGTCTTTCACAAGCTGTTCATCCCGATTCGTGATGCGCTGTGGAAGCTGGATGCGGAAAACGATCTCGATCAGTACGCCCGCATGGCGGTCGAGCAGGTCCGTTCGCTGACCGGCTTTGACCGGGTCATGATGTATCGCTTCGACGCCAACTGGGATGGCGAGGTGATTGCCGAAAGCAAGATCGAGGAAGCCGACTCCTATCTTGGCAACCATTTTCCCGCTTCCGACATCCCGCCGCAGGCGCGCGCCTTGTACACAAAAAACCTGGTGCGCGTCATTGCCGACGTCAATGCCGAGCCGGTGGCGCTGCTCTCGGTCGATGGCAAGCAACCGGCGCAGGCGATCGATCTGAGCCATTCCTGGTTGCGCAGCATGTCGCCGGTGCATGTTGAATACCTGCGCAACATGGGGGTCTGCGCCAGCCTGAGCATTTCGCTGGTGCAGAACGACCGGCTGTGGGGGCTGATTGCCTGTCACCATTTCACGCCGCGCTATGTCAGCCTGCGTTCGCGCGAACTCGACGAGTTCATCGGTCGCGTGGTCTCCCTGAAACTGATCAACATGGATGCCGTGGAGCGCGATGCGATGAGTCTGCGCATCCGCGACCTGCTTTACGAGTTGACCAGCCTGATCCGGACGTCGGACGAGCTTGATTCGATCATCGTGCTGCTCAAGGAAAAACTGCTCGGCCTGGTCCGTGCCGAGGGCGCCGTCGTCACCATTGAGGGGACTCGTCACCTGCTGGGCGATGTGCCGCCGCCTGCGTTGCTTGATCGTCTGATCGGCCTGCTGCGCGAACTGCCGGTGGCACCGGTGTTTCATACCGACGATCTGCGCCAGTTGCTCGAAGGCGCGGGCCTGAGTGTCGATGATGATGCGCTGAGCGGCATGATGGTGGCGCCGCTCGATCACAAGCTGAACAACTTCGTCATCTGGTTCCGTCCCGGCATCCTGCGTACCTTGCGCTGGGCCGGCAACCCGCAAAAGACGGTGATTCGCGACGCCGACGGTTTGCGGATCTCGCCGCGGACTTCTTTTGATACCTGGATCCAGACCTACCACGACAAGTCGATGCCCTGGTCCCAGGTCGAGATCGATGCGGCCAATTCGCTGTCGCTCGCGTTGATCGAGGTGCTGGCCCAGAAAGCCCTGAAAAGCAGCGAGGAGAGTTACCGCCTGCTCGCTGAAAACTCGACCGACATGATTGCCCGCCTGCAACTGGACGGTCATTTCCGTTTTGCCTCCCCTGCCTGCCGTGAGTTGTTCGGGCGCGAGAGTCTGCAGTTGAACGACCTCTGCCTGAGCGATGTCGTGGATGAAGAGCCCGAGGTGATCGCCAGCCTGCTGCAATCCTTGCAGTCGCTTGGTGCAATGACGACCCGGGTGATGCGGGGGCGGCGGCTGGACGGCTCCGATTTATGGGTCGAAGCGACCCTCAAGCACACCATCGGTGCGCATGGCGAGAGCGAGATCCTGCTCAATGCGCGCGATGTGACACAGCGCTACAACTATCAGCTGGCGATCGAGGATGTGCATCGTCGCCACACGCAGATTCTTGAAGCGGCGGGCGAAGGCCTGGTCAGCATCGACAATCACGGCAATGTGGTTTACGCCAACGAGGTGGCCGTCAAACTCCTCGGGCACGACGAAGAGGAACTGGTCGGACGTTATTGCTGCGAGGTCTTTTGCTGGGAGGTTCCGGAGGCTTGCGGCACTGACGCAGGCTTTGGCTGCCCGTTCATCGCCACGCTGAAGGATGGCGAAACCCGCCAGGGAACGCAGCTGGTCGAGGCTGGCGTGGGGCGCCCGAACATGTTGCTGCAGTATGTGTGCACGCCCTTGTCCGATCACCAGCAGGTCAGTGGCTGCGTCGTGGTGTTCAGTGAAATCGCCCCCAAGGCCGAGGCCGGACAAAGCCTGCCGACCGAGGTGATTCTCGACGAGGCGGCCGAGGCGGTCATGGTGACCAACAGCGAAGGTCGGATAACCTCGATCAACCGGGCCTTTACCGAAATTACCGGCTACAGCAGCAATGAAGCCCTCGGGCAGAGTCCGCGCCTGCTCAAGTCGGGGGTGCATACGCCACATTTTTATGCCGAATTGTGGCGCTTCCTGCAGGAAAAGCGGCGCTGGTCCGGAGAAATCTGGAATCGGCGCAAGAATGGCGAGATTTATCCGCAGTGGGGCAGCATATCGGCCGTGCTCGACAATGCCGGCAACGTGCAGAACTACGTTTCGGTGTTTTCCGATATCTCGAAGGCCAAGCAGGCGGAGGAGCGGCTTTTCCATCTGGCCAATCACGATCCGCTGACCTGCCTGCCCAACCGGATGAATTTCACAGAAGTCCTGGATCAGAGCCTGCAGCGCTGCAAGCGCCAGAATTATGGTGCCGCGGTGATTTTCATCGATCTCGATCGTTTCAAGATCATCAACGACACCCTGGGCCATGCGGTCGGCGACAAGTATCTGAAAATTGTCGCCGAGCGCCTGCAGGCGGCGACGCGCAAGCAGGATGTTCTCGCCCGCTGGGGCGGCGACGAGTTCGTGCTGTTCATGGAGGGCTTCGATGACGTGCACATGATCGGCGAGACGATGACTCGCATGCTCGCCGGCCTGGCCGAACCGCTGCTGATGGGCGGGCATGAGCTGATTCCGACGGCGAGTATCGGGATAGCCATTTATCCGAACGATGGCCGACGCTCATCGGAACTGATCAAGGCGGCCGATACGGCGATGTATGGCGCCAAGCAGCGCGGCCGCAACTGCTACGAGTTCTATTCGCAGGACATGGTGCAGGGGCTCAACGACAAGTTGCAGATGACCAGCGAGCTGCGTCACGCTTTGCTGGAGCAGCAGTTTTTCCTGGTCTACCAGCCGCAGGTTGATCCGGCCGATGGCAGCGTCAAGGGCGTCGAAGCGCTGGCGCGCTGGCGGCACCCGCAACGCGGCGTGCTTCCGCCGGCGGCTTTCCTGCCGATGATCGAGGAGATGGGGCTGATTGGCGAGTTCGGACTCTGGGTGCTCAACGAAGCCTGCCGCCAGATGCGGCTGTGGTGTGAACAGGCGCTGCCGATTCCCAAGGTCGCCATCAACGTTGCGCCGGCCCAGCTCAAGGATTCCTTCATTGGCGAGGTGGAGGCGGCGATCCGGAAGTCAGGTATAGACCCGGCCCGACTCGAACTGGAAATCACCGAAGGCGCGCTCGAATCGGGCGAAACCGCCCGCCGCATTACGGCCGGACTGCGCGCGCTCGGGACGCTGCTTGCGGTCGACGACTTCGGTACCGGCTATTCCTCGCTCTCCCACATCAAGCTCTTCCCGATCACCTGTTTCAAGATCGACAAATCTTTTGTGGATGGCATTCCTGGCAATGCCGCCGACGTCGCCATCGTGCGCGCCATCCTCGCGCTGGGTTCGAGCTTCAAGGTCGAAATCGTCGCCGAAGGCGTCGAAACCGTCGAACAGATGGAGTTCCTGAAAAACGAAGGGGTGAGCAATATCCAGGGCTACTACTTCGCCCGTCCGATGCTGCCGGAGGATTTGTTGGGTTGGTTGAGCTGA
- a CDS encoding viperin family antiviral radical SAM protein → MAVKPASELVINWHLTEACNYTCRYCYSKWHADGAGKELIHNAASSATLLAEIYRHFAPTPRNHARLGMKWQSLRLSIAGGEPLLYDREIVRIATQAKAIGFNVSLITNGSRLTRPLMAELAPQLSVLGLSLDSALPAINREIGRADRHSLVLLQEELSEIVALGRKLNPDLRLKINTVVNALNFTEDMSPLIRQLSPDKWKVLRMLPTVTSDLSIADYEFAEFVDRHTLLGNIISAEDNSDMVESYIMIDPRGRFFQNSLSGGGYRYSAPILDVGGEAAFRQINWLAKKFISRYTAEASEYMA, encoded by the coding sequence ATGGCTGTGAAACCCGCCAGCGAACTGGTTATCAACTGGCACCTGACCGAAGCCTGCAATTACACCTGTCGTTATTGCTATTCAAAATGGCACGCAGATGGCGCAGGCAAGGAACTCATTCACAACGCCGCCAGCAGCGCGACTCTGCTAGCGGAGATTTATCGCCACTTCGCCCCGACACCCCGCAACCACGCCCGGCTGGGCATGAAATGGCAGTCGCTCCGCCTAAGCATCGCAGGCGGCGAGCCGCTGCTCTACGACCGGGAGATTGTCCGGATTGCCACGCAAGCCAAGGCTATTGGCTTCAACGTATCGCTGATTACCAATGGCAGCCGCCTGACTCGCCCTTTGATGGCGGAATTGGCACCACAACTTTCAGTGCTCGGACTGAGTCTGGATTCTGCCCTGCCCGCAATCAACCGCGAAATCGGTCGGGCAGATCGGCATTCGCTGGTTCTCTTGCAGGAAGAACTGAGCGAGATTGTTGCGTTGGGTCGAAAACTGAATCCCGATCTGCGTCTGAAGATCAACACCGTGGTCAACGCCCTCAACTTCACGGAAGACATGAGCCCGCTGATTCGACAATTGTCGCCGGACAAATGGAAGGTGCTGCGCATGTTGCCGACCGTTACCAGCGACCTGTCCATTGCCGACTACGAATTCGCGGAATTCGTTGATCGCCACACATTGCTCGGCAACATCATCAGCGCCGAGGACAACAGCGACATGGTTGAGTCGTACATCATGATCGACCCGCGTGGCCGCTTCTTTCAGAACTCGCTGAGCGGAGGCGGCTACCGTTACAGTGCCCCCATCCTCGACGTTGGCGGCGAAGCTGCGTTTCGCCAGATCAACTGGCTGGCCAAAAAATTCATATCCCGGTACACAGCCGAAGCCAGCGAGTACATGGCATGA
- a CDS encoding WG repeat-containing protein — MFKKLIAALLSLSLLTLSACGTSGPKYRNVRSYSEGLAPVQTQGGRWGFINERQDWVIQPRFEDAREFQGGKAAVRQNGKWGFINRHGEWL, encoded by the coding sequence ATGTTCAAAAAACTCATCGCCGCCCTACTCTCCCTGTCGCTGCTCACCCTCAGCGCCTGCGGCACATCCGGCCCGAAATACCGCAACGTCCGCTCCTACAGCGAAGGTCTCGCCCCCGTTCAGACCCAAGGAGGACGCTGGGGATTTATCAATGAAAGGCAGGACTGGGTTATCCAGCCAAGATTCGAAGATGCCCGCGAATTTCAGGGTGGCAAGGCTGCTGTTCGTCAAAACGGCAAATGGGGCTTCATCAACCGGCATGGAGAATGGCTGTGA